The following are encoded in a window of Armatimonas rosea genomic DNA:
- the cysM gene encoding cysteine synthase CysM, whose translation MKLSTLTDRIGATPLVLLPSPSPAVPILGKMEGNNPGGSVKDRPAWSMIRRAEERRELKPGITLIEPTSGNTGIALAMIAAARGYKLELVMPANSTAERVQTMRAFGAKVVLTPAAGGMEATIDFAHARLAANPGTYLMLNQFANPDNWRAHYETTGPEIWHDTEHQITHFVSAMGTTGTIMGVSRYLKEQNPEVQIVGCQPTPGSRIPGIRRWAPEYLPKIFERERVDRVIDIEQGVAESTARTLAATTGTFTGVSAAGALWAAQQVAGELASEGKSGLIVTILCDRGDRYLSSDLFADGHPELGELEIVA comes from the coding sequence ATGAAGCTTTCCACTCTCACCGACCGCATTGGCGCAACGCCTCTGGTCCTACTGCCCTCACCGAGCCCCGCTGTCCCCATTCTAGGGAAGATGGAGGGAAACAACCCTGGTGGGAGTGTCAAAGACCGGCCCGCCTGGTCGATGATCCGGCGCGCGGAGGAGCGGAGGGAGCTAAAACCCGGTATCACGCTGATCGAGCCGACCAGCGGCAACACGGGGATCGCGCTGGCGATGATCGCAGCGGCGCGAGGCTACAAGCTAGAGCTGGTCATGCCCGCCAACAGCACCGCGGAGCGTGTCCAGACCATGCGGGCCTTTGGGGCCAAGGTGGTTCTCACCCCCGCGGCGGGGGGGATGGAGGCGACCATTGACTTTGCGCACGCCCGGCTCGCGGCCAACCCGGGAACCTACCTCATGCTCAACCAGTTCGCCAACCCCGATAACTGGCGCGCCCACTACGAGACCACCGGCCCGGAGATCTGGCACGACACGGAGCACCAGATCACCCACTTTGTCTCGGCGATGGGGACCACGGGCACCATCATGGGAGTCTCGCGCTACCTCAAGGAGCAGAACCCCGAGGTTCAGATTGTCGGCTGCCAGCCCACTCCCGGCTCGCGGATTCCAGGGATTCGGCGCTGGGCTCCCGAGTACCTGCCCAAGATCTTTGAGCGGGAGCGGGTGGACCGGGTGATCGATATCGAGCAGGGTGTGGCGGAGTCCACGGCACGCACGCTCGCCGCGACCACGGGAACCTTCACGGGAGTTTCGGCGGCGGGGGCGCTCTGGGCGGCGCAGCAAGTGGCCGGCGAGCTGGCAAGCGAGGGAAAGAGCGGCCTGATCGTCACCATTCTCTGTGACCGCGGCGACCGGTATCTCTCGTCGGACCTGTTTGCCGATGGCCACCCCGAGCTGGGAGAGCTGGAGATTGTTGCATGA
- a CDS encoding OsmC family protein produces the protein MSTVKITIERVGPCAYDAKDALGNTMRLAGSAELEQQIRERLPDPTVFPETLPARENTGPGFRPMALLLISLAGCSALDLGLILARQRQDVRGLWIEAEGERPETTPAPYTQITLKFIAAGPVDPAALERAAELAVRRYCSVADTLRPEITVLTEVQPPAP, from the coding sequence ATGAGTACCGTCAAGATCACGATCGAGCGGGTGGGGCCGTGCGCCTACGACGCCAAAGATGCGCTGGGCAATACGATGCGCCTCGCGGGCTCGGCGGAGCTGGAGCAGCAGATCCGCGAGCGCCTCCCCGATCCGACAGTCTTCCCGGAGACGCTTCCCGCGCGGGAGAACACCGGCCCCGGGTTTCGCCCGATGGCGCTGCTGCTGATCTCTCTGGCGGGCTGTAGCGCGCTGGATTTAGGGCTGATCCTGGCCCGGCAGCGCCAGGATGTCCGGGGGCTCTGGATCGAGGCGGAGGGGGAGCGCCCCGAGACAACTCCCGCACCCTACACCCAGATTACGCTGAAGTTTATCGCCGCAGGGCCGGTCGATCCCGCCGCACTGGAGCGGGCCGCTGAGCTCGCGGTGCGCCGCTACTGCTCGGTTGCGGATACGCTCAGGCCGGAGATCACAGTGTTGACCGAGGTTCAGCCTCCCGCACCGTAG
- a CDS encoding sensor domain-containing diguanylate cyclase, producing the protein MLPARAMVDGMSHLVGLLSPEGYILDANTAALAFCGLTPAQAIGTLLWELPIWLPQERTPIKRLFRQVVSKKQSRHQELEVRRGDGKHVFIDLTLNVLRDDSGAVRGVVGEAYDITEQRRLAHEAQEANRRLAEAQCVAQIGSWEFELATGKITWSDQTFRLFGFDPAAGPPDYAAHLARHHPDDQPLLAAAVQRAMVEGIPYDLSLRVVLDDGRQRWVHCLGRAVRDKTGAIINLVGTSQDITAWKATEQEQLRRERVLTEVLDVMPHLAILVDADGFAHYYNGHFFSFTGLDPATPTAEIHWRQLVHPDDIPIYECAVDSLAECTEPYECELRIRRKDGALRWHLMRTVPIFGGEKEVQRFVVTGTDISTHRAQEEALHHTNSRLEVQATVDALTGVFNRYVLEECLPDAWERAQKEGKALSVVLLDVDHFKSYNDTFGHVCGDQVLRQLGTLLRSTIRTDDTVIRYGGEEFMIVLPHTDSASAQRWAERVRSQIESRVWPKRAITASLGIATWSGTSSPSGDTTEGLSGLIALTDSALYQAKVHRNSVAVAHYGAGG; encoded by the coding sequence ATGCTCCCTGCCCGTGCGATGGTCGATGGGATGTCCCACCTTGTCGGTCTTCTCTCCCCGGAGGGCTATATTCTAGATGCCAACACCGCCGCGCTGGCATTCTGTGGCCTCACGCCTGCGCAAGCAATTGGCACGCTTCTCTGGGAGCTCCCGATCTGGCTTCCGCAAGAGCGCACGCCGATCAAACGGCTCTTTCGGCAGGTGGTCAGCAAGAAGCAGTCACGCCACCAAGAGCTAGAGGTCCGCCGTGGTGATGGGAAACATGTCTTTATTGATCTGACACTCAATGTCCTGCGTGATGACTCGGGCGCGGTACGGGGTGTGGTCGGTGAGGCCTACGATATTACCGAGCAGCGGCGGCTCGCACACGAGGCGCAGGAAGCGAACCGTCGCCTCGCTGAGGCCCAGTGTGTCGCGCAGATCGGCTCCTGGGAGTTTGAGCTCGCCACCGGCAAGATCACCTGGTCTGACCAGACCTTTCGGCTCTTTGGCTTCGACCCTGCCGCGGGACCTCCGGACTACGCAGCGCATCTAGCCCGCCACCACCCCGACGACCAGCCGCTCTTGGCTGCGGCAGTGCAGCGTGCCATGGTCGAGGGCATCCCCTATGATCTCTCCCTACGCGTGGTCCTTGACGATGGCAGGCAACGCTGGGTGCACTGCCTCGGGCGAGCGGTTCGGGATAAGACAGGAGCCATTATCAATCTGGTGGGCACCTCACAAGACATCACGGCCTGGAAGGCTACCGAGCAAGAGCAGCTCCGTCGCGAGCGGGTCCTCACGGAGGTGCTCGATGTCATGCCGCACCTGGCGATCCTGGTCGATGCCGATGGTTTTGCACACTACTACAACGGCCATTTTTTCAGCTTCACCGGGCTCGACCCCGCCACTCCCACCGCAGAGATTCACTGGCGGCAGCTGGTACACCCCGACGATATTCCGATCTATGAGTGTGCTGTTGACTCCCTCGCCGAGTGTACCGAGCCCTACGAGTGCGAGCTAAGGATTCGTCGTAAAGACGGAGCACTTCGCTGGCACCTCATGCGAACCGTCCCCATTTTCGGCGGGGAAAAAGAAGTCCAACGCTTTGTTGTCACTGGCACCGATATCTCCACACACCGCGCCCAGGAAGAGGCGCTTCACCACACCAACTCGCGGCTGGAGGTGCAGGCTACAGTCGATGCCCTCACCGGGGTATTCAACCGCTACGTGCTTGAAGAGTGCCTGCCAGATGCCTGGGAGAGAGCGCAAAAGGAAGGCAAGGCTCTCTCTGTCGTCTTACTGGATGTGGATCACTTCAAGTCCTACAACGATACCTTTGGTCATGTCTGTGGCGACCAGGTTCTCCGACAGCTAGGCACCCTCCTACGTTCCACGATTCGCACGGACGATACCGTGATTCGCTATGGAGGGGAAGAGTTTATGATCGTCCTCCCCCACACCGACTCTGCCTCTGCCCAGCGCTGGGCAGAGCGTGTCCGTAGCCAGATCGAGAGCCGGGTCTGGCCCAAGCGAGCGATCACCGCCAGCCTGGGAATCGCCACGTGGAGCGGCACCTCCTCTCCCTCGGGCGACACTACCGAGGGCCTGAGCGGGCTCATCGCCCTCACCGACTCCGCTCTCTACCAGGCCAAGGTACACCGCAACAGCGTGGCGGTCGCGCACTACGGTGCGGGAGGCTGA
- a CDS encoding carboxyl transferase domain-containing protein, which translates to MELLDTAVDTAAPTFRQNAAHYETLIATLRQKQAAVCEGGGPETVAKHRSRGKKLARERITALLDPGAPFLELSTLAADGLYGDQAPGAGIVTGIGTIQGRPCAIVANDATVKGGTYFPLTVKKHLRLQELALENRLPCLYLVDSGGAFLPLQAEVFPDKEHFGRIFYNQAQMSAAGIPQLAAVLGSCTAGGAYVPAMSDQTVIVKGNGTIFLGGPPLVKAATGEEVTAEALGGGEVHTRLSGVADYLAETEDEALALLREAVAHLPYTPVAPPYAPEEPLYPADELYGILPADLRQPFEIREVIARLVDGSRFHEFKPSYGQTLVCGFARLEGWPVGIVANNGILFSESALKGAHFIELCCQRGIPLLFLQNITGFMVGSRYEHEGIAKHGAKLVMAVSCARVPKFTVIVGGSFGAGNYGMCGRAFGPRQLWMWPGARISVMGGPQAAAVLKTVKGEAMTADEEAATITTYEREGNPYYATARLWDDGILDPCDTRRALGLGLAAACAHPAEPTTFGVFRM; encoded by the coding sequence ATGGAGCTGCTCGACACCGCTGTTGACACCGCCGCGCCGACCTTTCGGCAGAACGCGGCACACTACGAAACCCTGATCGCGACCCTGCGCCAGAAGCAGGCGGCTGTCTGTGAGGGCGGCGGCCCGGAGACGGTCGCCAAGCACCGGAGCCGAGGCAAGAAGCTGGCGCGGGAGCGCATCACAGCCCTCCTCGATCCGGGTGCCCCGTTTCTGGAGCTCTCCACCCTCGCCGCCGATGGGCTCTACGGTGACCAGGCACCCGGCGCGGGGATTGTCACGGGGATTGGGACCATCCAGGGCCGCCCCTGCGCGATTGTCGCCAACGATGCGACTGTCAAGGGAGGAACCTACTTCCCGCTGACCGTCAAGAAACACCTGCGCCTCCAGGAGCTCGCGCTGGAGAACCGGCTTCCTTGCCTCTACTTGGTGGACTCCGGTGGTGCCTTTCTCCCGCTCCAGGCCGAGGTCTTCCCCGACAAAGAGCACTTTGGACGCATCTTCTACAACCAGGCCCAGATGAGCGCGGCGGGGATTCCCCAGCTCGCGGCGGTGCTGGGAAGCTGCACCGCGGGGGGAGCCTATGTCCCGGCCATGAGCGACCAGACCGTGATTGTCAAGGGCAATGGGACGATCTTTCTGGGCGGTCCGCCGCTGGTCAAGGCCGCCACTGGCGAGGAAGTCACCGCGGAGGCGCTGGGGGGCGGCGAGGTCCACACCCGGCTCTCCGGGGTCGCGGATTACTTAGCGGAGACCGAGGACGAGGCCCTGGCGCTGCTACGTGAGGCCGTGGCGCACCTGCCCTACACACCGGTCGCGCCGCCCTATGCCCCCGAGGAGCCGCTCTATCCCGCCGACGAGCTCTACGGCATCTTGCCCGCCGACCTGCGCCAGCCCTTTGAGATCCGCGAGGTGATCGCACGCCTCGTGGATGGCTCGCGCTTCCATGAGTTCAAGCCTAGCTACGGCCAGACACTGGTCTGCGGCTTTGCGCGCCTGGAGGGCTGGCCGGTGGGGATTGTCGCCAATAATGGGATTCTTTTCTCGGAGTCCGCGCTCAAGGGGGCCCACTTTATCGAGCTCTGCTGCCAGCGGGGGATTCCGCTGCTCTTTCTGCAGAACATCACGGGCTTCATGGTGGGGAGCCGCTACGAACACGAGGGGATCGCCAAGCACGGGGCAAAGCTGGTGATGGCCGTGAGCTGTGCCCGTGTCCCCAAGTTCACCGTGATTGTCGGGGGGAGCTTTGGGGCGGGCAACTACGGCATGTGTGGCCGTGCCTTCGGGCCGCGCCAGCTCTGGATGTGGCCGGGTGCCCGTATCTCGGTGATGGGCGGCCCCCAGGCCGCCGCGGTGCTCAAGACCGTCAAGGGCGAGGCGATGACCGCCGATGAAGAAGCGGCGACTATTACTACCTACGAGCGCGAGGGCAACCCCTACTACGCCACGGCGCGCCTGTGGGACGATGGCATCCTCGACCCCTGTGACACCCGACGCGCCCTCGGCCTCGGGCTGGCCGCCGCCTGCGCTCACCCTGCCGAACCCACGACCTTTGGAGTGTTTAGGATGTGA
- a CDS encoding MFS transporter, with protein MTRKPPPPEWLFLLALCAVSALAELGFVIVNISSLPVFLKFGLHLPNLPGIALAAYYLVEALANSPMGALADRLGRRRLMVLGTCLSILTCLATSQIHTPVGALSILGVTALVLLLRALDGLGAAMLWPNVYASAADRVAPERQAQANTLITMAYMATIAIGPKVGGWLNETFGKSFAASEPGRYVPSFVFAAGCFAATSVLSYFIAPRRSEAHAAPTDGEHAPVSKSALLDALRKIPWLLGLICLIFVAIGLIAPYAKPYFMERFSISEESFGNLLLAPAVLIGLVAAPLGRLADRWGKTQAIQLGTALCAVALWGLLFGAHQNLIIVFGTLMGVGFVLAFPSYMAYVAEMAPEKERGGMIGAVRMVQGIGAMLGSILSSPLYTVGSGHHFIFYLAAGILTLGFILSLVVVKPRKLTS; from the coding sequence ATGACCCGCAAGCCGCCGCCGCCCGAATGGCTCTTTCTCCTCGCTCTGTGTGCCGTCTCAGCCCTGGCCGAGCTAGGGTTCGTGATCGTCAATATCTCCTCGCTCCCTGTGTTCTTGAAGTTCGGGCTACACCTCCCCAACCTACCAGGAATCGCGCTGGCGGCCTACTACCTCGTTGAGGCGCTCGCCAACTCGCCCATGGGAGCGCTCGCCGACCGCCTGGGACGGCGGCGGCTCATGGTCTTGGGAACCTGTCTCTCCATCCTGACCTGCCTGGCGACCTCGCAGATCCATACCCCGGTGGGTGCTCTCTCGATCCTAGGCGTGACCGCCCTCGTCCTGCTGCTTCGTGCCCTCGACGGCCTGGGAGCGGCGATGCTCTGGCCCAATGTCTATGCGTCGGCGGCGGATCGGGTCGCGCCCGAGCGACAGGCACAGGCCAACACCCTCATCACCATGGCCTACATGGCCACGATCGCGATTGGTCCCAAGGTGGGGGGATGGCTCAACGAGACCTTTGGGAAGAGCTTTGCGGCATCGGAGCCGGGGCGCTACGTGCCGTCGTTTGTCTTTGCCGCGGGGTGCTTTGCCGCAACATCGGTGCTCTCCTACTTTATCGCCCCACGCCGGAGCGAGGCGCATGCTGCCCCTACGGATGGGGAGCACGCGCCGGTGTCCAAGAGTGCGCTCCTCGACGCTCTGCGGAAGATCCCTTGGCTCTTAGGCCTGATCTGCCTGATCTTTGTGGCGATTGGCCTTATCGCGCCCTATGCCAAGCCCTACTTCATGGAGCGCTTTTCGATCTCGGAGGAGAGCTTTGGGAACCTGCTGCTTGCTCCGGCGGTCTTGATCGGCCTTGTGGCGGCACCGCTGGGAAGGCTCGCGGATAGGTGGGGCAAGACCCAGGCGATCCAGCTCGGCACCGCGCTCTGTGCGGTCGCCCTCTGGGGGCTGCTCTTTGGCGCACACCAGAACCTGATCATTGTCTTTGGGACGCTGATGGGAGTGGGCTTTGTGCTCGCGTTCCCCTCCTACATGGCCTATGTCGCGGAGATGGCCCCGGAAAAGGAGCGGGGGGGGATGATCGGAGCCGTCCGCATGGTGCAGGGGATCGGCGCGATGCTCGGCTCTATCCTCTCCTCACCCCTCTACACCGTGGGGTCGGGCCATCACTTTATCTTCTATCTCGCGGCGGGAATTCTCACACTTGGTTTTATTCTCTCGCTCGTTGTGGTCAAGCCCCGCAAGCTCACATCCTAA
- the hppD gene encoding 4-hydroxyphenylpyruvate dioxygenase encodes MIQDIPLRRIHHVRFFVGNARQSAYFYRNAFGFEIAAYKGLETGSQTEAGYVMRQGNITLVLESPLRAGHPEAGRLQLHGDGVRDVALEVDDVALSYQLAVERGAVGVTPPTTITDDHGSVTFASIKAYGDTTHSFVNHDHYTGVFAPGYAPLDPDRYRKPAVGCGLEAIDHIVGNVEEGKMDEWVGFYERILGFSQLVHFDEKDISTEYTALMSKVVQGGNGRIKFPLNEPAEGRKKSQIEEYLEFYGGPGVQHIAMGTKNILQTVRQLRANDVNFLRVPQTYYDALPDRVGEIDEDFKEIAELGILVDRDDEGYLLQIFTAPVEDRPTVFFEIIERHGSRSFGKGNFKALFEAIEREQERRGTL; translated from the coding sequence ATGATTCAGGACATTCCCCTGCGGCGCATCCACCACGTGCGCTTTTTTGTCGGCAACGCGCGCCAGTCCGCGTATTTTTATCGCAATGCCTTTGGGTTTGAGATCGCGGCCTATAAAGGGCTGGAGACCGGCTCCCAGACCGAGGCGGGCTATGTGATGCGCCAGGGCAATATCACCCTGGTGCTGGAGTCGCCGCTACGTGCCGGGCACCCGGAGGCCGGCCGGCTCCAGCTCCACGGCGACGGGGTCCGCGATGTGGCGCTGGAGGTGGACGATGTGGCGCTCTCCTACCAGCTGGCGGTCGAGCGCGGCGCGGTGGGAGTCACACCGCCCACCACAATCACCGATGACCATGGCAGTGTGACCTTTGCCAGCATCAAGGCCTATGGCGACACGACCCATAGCTTTGTCAACCACGACCACTACACCGGAGTCTTCGCGCCCGGCTACGCTCCCCTCGATCCCGACCGCTACCGCAAGCCCGCAGTCGGCTGTGGGCTGGAGGCGATCGACCATATTGTCGGCAATGTGGAAGAGGGCAAGATGGACGAGTGGGTGGGCTTCTACGAGCGCATCCTGGGCTTCTCACAGCTGGTGCACTTCGATGAGAAAGATATCTCCACGGAGTACACGGCGCTGATGAGCAAGGTGGTTCAGGGCGGCAACGGGCGCATCAAGTTCCCGCTCAACGAGCCCGCCGAGGGGCGTAAGAAGAGCCAGATCGAGGAGTACCTGGAGTTCTACGGCGGCCCTGGCGTGCAGCATATCGCCATGGGCACCAAGAACATCCTCCAGACCGTCCGCCAGCTCCGCGCCAACGACGTAAACTTCCTCCGCGTCCCCCAGACCTACTACGATGCCCTCCCCGACCGTGTGGGGGAGATCGACGAGGACTTTAAAGAGATCGCCGAGCTGGGAATCTTAGTGGACCGCGACGACGAAGGCTATCTGCTTCAGATCTTCACCGCGCCGGTCGAGGACCGCCCAACCGTCTTCTTTGAGATCATCGAGCGCCACGGCTCTCGCAGCTTCGGGAAGGGGAACTTCAAAGCCCTCTTCGAGGCTATCGAGCGCGAGCAAGAGCGCCGCGGGACGCTGTAA
- a CDS encoding type II secretion system protein GspG: MRSKTKRFLMAFVMGLVAFLVTALVVLQSLPKILSGHTFHNGSTQVSMVRVMRRIEQYQKDHGKLPDTLADLPLAKDENLDAWKRPLVYERHGSQAILRTLGRDGKLGGEGVDADFTSETKRLPKPTIRQILQGFQNPWTDDYLQKCFGLCVLNGLLWFLTPYFSKEEENAPKRTKTWHVLNYGGLLGLFAVTIFGAVAMAALDVPTGH, encoded by the coding sequence ATGCGAAGCAAGACAAAGCGTTTCCTGATGGCGTTTGTGATGGGTCTGGTGGCGTTTTTGGTCACCGCACTTGTGGTGCTACAAAGCCTTCCAAAGATCCTATCAGGACATACCTTCCACAACGGAAGTACGCAGGTGTCCATGGTAAGGGTGATGCGACGTATTGAGCAATACCAGAAAGATCACGGAAAGCTCCCGGATACCCTTGCCGATTTGCCACTAGCGAAAGACGAAAACCTGGATGCTTGGAAGCGACCGTTGGTCTATGAGCGCCACGGCTCGCAAGCAATTCTTCGCACGCTGGGACGAGATGGCAAGCTCGGCGGCGAGGGAGTTGATGCGGACTTTACCTCAGAGACAAAGCGCCTCCCCAAACCCACAATCAGACAAATACTTCAAGGGTTTCAAAACCCGTGGACAGATGACTATCTCCAGAAATGCTTTGGTCTGTGCGTCCTGAACGGACTGCTCTGGTTTCTTACCCCCTACTTTTCCAAGGAAGAAGAAAACGCTCCAAAGCGCACTAAAACCTGGCATGTACTGAACTACGGCGGTCTCCTTGGGCTCTTTGCGGTGACTATCTTTGGCGCAGTCGCAATGGCCGCACTTGACGTTCCCACGGGGCACTGA